In Lutra lutra chromosome 6, mLutLut1.2, whole genome shotgun sequence, the following are encoded in one genomic region:
- the BAG6 gene encoding large proline-rich protein BAG6 isoform X17, with translation MEPSDSTSTTTSMEEPDSLEVLVKTLDSQTRTFIVGAQMNVKEFKEHIAASVSIPSEKQRLIYQGRVLQDDKKLQEYNVGGKVIHLVERAPPQTQLPSGASSGIGSASATHGGGPPPGTRGPGASVHDRNANSYVMVGTFNLPSDGSAVDVHINMEQAPIQSEPRVRLVMAQHMIRDIQTLLSRMECRGGPQAQHSQPPPQTPTVVPEPGALSSQTSEPVESEVPPREPMEAEEVEERAPAQSPELTPSGPAPVGPTPAPETNAPNHPSPAEYVEVLQELQRLESRLQPFLQRYYEVLGAAATTDYNNNQEGREEDQRLINLVGESLRLLGNTFVALSDLRCNLACAPPRHLHVVRPMSHYTTPMVLQQAAIPIQINVGTTVTMTGNGTRPPPAANAEAAPPGPGQASSLAPTSTTVESSTEGVPPPGPAPPPTTSHPRVIRISHQSVEPVVMMHMNIQGQQVPGFPTAPTRVVIARPTPPQARPSHPGGPPVSGTLQGAGLGTNASLAQMVSGLVGQLLMQPVLVAQGTPGMAPPPAPATASASAGTTNTATTAGPAPGGPAQPPPPQPSTADLQFSQLLGNLLGPAGPGAGGSGMASPTITVAMPGVPAFLQGMTDFLQATQTAPPPPPPPPPPPPAPEQQTMPPPGSPSGGAGSPGGLGLESLSPEFFTSVVQGVLNSLLGSLGARAGSSESIAAFIQRLSGSSNIFEPGADGALGFFGALLSLLCQNFSMVDVVMLLHGHFQPLQRLQPQLRSFFHQHYLGGQEPTPGNIRTATHTLITGLEEYVRESFSLVQVQPGVDIIRTNLEFLQEQFNSIAAHVLHCTDSGFGARLLELCNQGLFECLALNLHCLGGQQMELAAVINGRIRRMSRGVNPSLVSWLTTMMGLRLQVVLEHMPVGPDAILRYVRRVGDPPQPLPEEPMEVQGSERTSPEPQRENASPAPGTTAEEAMSRGPPPAPEGGGSRDEQDGASAETEPWAAAVPPEWVPIIQQDIQSQRKVKPQPPLSDAYLSGMPAKRRKTMQGEGPQLLLSEAVSRAAKAAGARPLTSPESLSRDLEAPEVQESYRQQLRADIQKRLQEDPNYSPQRFPNAHRAFADDP, from the exons ATGGAGCCCAGTGATAGTACCAGTACCACTACCAGTATGGAGGAACCTGACAGCCTGGAGGTGCTGGTGAAGACCTTGGACTCTCAGACTCGGACCTTTATTGTGGGGGCCCAG ATGAATGTAAAGGAGTTTAAAGAGCACATTGCTGCCTCTGTCAGCATTCCCTCTGAGAAACAACGGCTCATTTATCAGGGACGAGTTCTGCAGGATGATAAGAAGCTCCAGGAATACA atgTTGGGGGAAAGGTTATTCACCTCGTGGAACGGGCTCCTCCTCAGACTCAGCTCCCTTCTGGGGCATCTTCTGGGATAGGTTCTGCCTCAGCCACCCATGGTGGAGGACCCCCACCTGGTACACGGGGGCCTGGGGCCTCTGTTCATGACCGGAATGCCAACAGCTATGTCATGGTTGGAACCTTCAACCTTCCT AGTGACGGCTCTGCTGTGGATGTTCACATCAACATGGAACAGGCCCCGATTCAG AGTGAGCCCCGAGTACGGCTGGTGATGGCTCAGCACATGATCAGGGATATACAGACCTTACTATCCCGGATGGAG TGTCGAGGGGGACCCCAAGCACAGCACAGTCAGCCACCCCCACAGACGCCGACTGTGGTCCCGGAGCCTGGAGCCTTGAGCTCTCAAACATCAGAACCAGTTGAAAGTGAAGTGCCTCCTCGGGAGCCCATGGAGGCGGAAGAAGTGGAGGAGCgtgccccagcccagagcccagaactCACCCCTTCTGGCCCAGCCCCTGTGGGCCCAACGCCTGCCCCAGAGACAAATGCACCCAA CCATCCTTCCCCGGCGGAGTATGTTGAAGTGCTCCAGGAGCTCCAGCGGCTGGAGAGCCGCCTTCAGCCCTTCCTGCAGCGCTACTACGAGGTTCTGGGTGCCGCTGCCACCACGGACTACAACAACAAC CAAGAGGGGCGCGAAGAGGATCAGCGCTTGATTAACTTGGTAGGGGAGAGCCTGCGGCTGCTGGGCAACACCTTTGTGGCGCTGTCGGACCTGCGCTGCAATCTGGCCTGTGCGCCCCCGCGACACCTGCACGTGGTCCGGCCCATGTCGCACTACACCACTCCCATGGTGCTCCAGCAGGCAGCCATCCCCATTCAG ATCAACGTGGGAACCACTGTGACCATGACGGGGAATGGGACTCGCCCCCCCCCGGCTGCCAATGCGGAGGCAGCTCCCCCTGGTCCTGGGCAGGCCTCATCCCTGGCTCCCACTTCTACCACTGTTGAGTCCTCCACCGAGGGGGTTCCCCCGCCAGGGCCAGCTCCCCCACCGACCACCAGCCACCCGAGGGTCATCCGGATTTCCCACCAGAGCGTGGAACCCGTGGTTATGATGCACATGAACATCCAAG GACAGCAGGTGCCAGGCTTTCCGACAGCTCCGACCCGGGTGGTGATCGCCCGGCCCACCCCTCCACAGGCTCGGCCTTCCCATCCTGGGGGGCCCCCTGTCTCGGGTACTCTA CAGGGGGCCGGGCTGGGTACAAATGCCTCTTTGGCCCAGATGGTGAGCGGACTTGTGGGGCAGCTTCTGATGCAGCCTGTTCTCGTGG CTCAGGGGACTCCAGGAATGGCTCCGCCTCCGGCCCCCGCCACTGCTTCAGCTAGTGCAGGCACCACCAACACCGCTACCACAGCCGGCCCTGCTCCTGGGGGGCCCGCCCAGCCTCCACCCCCTCAGCCCTCCACGGCCGACCTGCAGTTCTCTCAGCTCCTGGGGAACCTGCTGGGGCCGGCGGGGCCTGGGGCCGGAGGGTCTGGCATGGCTTCTCCCACCATCACCGTGGCGATGCCCGGCGTCCCCGCCTTTCTGCAGGGCATGACTGACTTTCTGCAG GCAACACAGACGGCgcctccaccccctccaccacccccgcccccacccccggcccctgaGCAGCAGACCATGCCCCCACCAGGGTCCCCTTCTGGTGGCGCAGGGAGTCCTGGAGGCCTGGGTCTTGAGAGCCTTTCACCGGAGTTTTTTACCTCCGTGGTGCAGGGTGTTCTGAActccctgctgggctccctgggggCCCGGGCTGGCAGCAGTGAGAGTATTGCCGCTTTCATACAGCGCCTCAGTGGATCCAGCAACATCTTCGAGCCTGGGGCTGATGGGGCCCTCG GATTCTTTGGGGCCCTACTCTCTCTTCTGTGCCAGAACTTTTCCATGGTGGACGTGGTGATGCTTCTTCATGGCCATTTCCAGCCACTGCAGcggctccagccccagctgcGATCCTTTTTCCACCAGCACTACTTGGGTGGCCAAGAGCCCACGCCTGGTAACATACGG ACGGCAACCCACACGTTGATCACGGGGCTGGAAGAATATGTGCGGGAGAGTTTT TCTCTGGTGCAGGTTCAGCCTGGCGTGGACATCATCCGGACAAACCTGGAGTTTCTCCAAGAGCAGTTCAACAGCATTGCCGCTCACGTGCTGCACTGCACAG ACAGTGGATTTGGGGCCCGTTTGCTGGAGCTGTGTAACCAGGGCCTGTTTGAATGCCTGGCCCTCAACCTGCACTGCTTGGGGGGACAGCAGATGGAACTGGCTGCAGTCATCAATGGCCGAATT CGTCGCATGTCTCGTGGGGTGAACCCATCCTTGGTGAGCTGGCTGACCACTATGATGGGACTGAGGCTTCAGGTGGTTCTGGAGCACATGCCCGTGGGCCCTGATGCCATCCTCAGATACGTTCGCAGGGTCGGTGATCCCCCCCAG CCCCTTCCTGAGGAGCCAATGGAAGTTCAGGGATCAGAAAGAACTTCCCCTGAGCCTCAG CGGGAGAATGCTTCCCCGGCCCCGGGCACTACGGCAGAAGAGGCCATGTCCCGAGGGCCACCTCCTGCTCCTGAGGGTGGCGGCTCCCGTGACGAGCAGGATGGAGCTTCAGCTGAGACAGAGCCTTGGGCAGCTGCAGTCCCCCCA gagTGGGTTCCGATTATCCAGCAGGACATTCAGAGCCAGCGGAAGGTGAAGCCGCAGCCCCCCCTGAGCGATGCCTACCTCAGTGGTATGCCTGCCAAGAGACGTAAG ACGATGCAGGGTGAGGGCCCCCAGCTGCTTCTCTCAGAGGCCGTGAGCCGGGCAGCTAAGGCAGCCGGAGCTCGGCCCCTGACGAGCCCTGAGAGCCTGAGCCGGGACCTGGAGGCACCAGAGGTTCAGGAGAGCTACAGGCAGCAG ctccgGGCTGATATACAAAAGCGACTGCAGGAAGACCCCAACTACAGTCCCCAGCGCTTCCCTAATGCCCACCGGGCCTTTGCTGATGATCCCTAG
- the BAG6 gene encoding large proline-rich protein BAG6 isoform X6 yields MEPSDSTSTTTSMEEPDSLEVLVKTLDSQTRTFIVGAQMNVKEFKEHIAASVSIPSEKQRLIYQGRVLQDDKKLQEYNVGGKVIHLVERAPPQTQLPSGASSGIGSASATHGGGPPPGTRGPGASVHDRNANSYVMVGTFNLPSEPRVRLVMAQHMIRDIQTLLSRMECRGGPQAQHSQPPPQTPTVVPEPGALSSQTSEPVESEVPPREPMEAEEVEERAPAQSPELTPSGPAPVGPTPAPETNAPNHPSPAEYVEVLQELQRLESRLQPFLQRYYEVLGAAATTDYNNNQEGREEDQRLINLVGESLRLLGNTFVALSDLRCNLACAPPRHLHVVRPMSHYTTPMVLQQAAIPIQINVGTTVTMTGNGTRPPPAANAEAAPPGPGQASSLAPTSTTVESSTEGVPPPGPAPPPTTSHPRVIRISHQSVEPVVMMHMNIQDSGTQPGGVPSAPTGPLGPPGHGQTLGSTLIQLPSLPPEFMHAVAHQITHQAMVAAVASAAAGQQVPGFPTAPTRVVIARPTPPQARPSHPGGPPVSGTLQGAGLGTNASLAQMVSGLVGQLLMQPVLVAQGTPGMAPPPAPATASASAGTTNTATTAGPAPGGPAQPPPPQPSTADLQFSQLLGNLLGPAGPGAGGSGMASPTITVAMPGVPAFLQGMTDFLQATQTAPPPPPPPPPPPPAPEQQTMPPPGSPSGGAGSPGGLGLESLSPEFFTSVVQGVLNSLLGSLGARAGSSESIAAFIQRLSGSSNIFEPGADGALGFFGALLSLLCQNFSMVDVVMLLHGHFQPLQRLQPQLRSFFHQHYLGGQEPTPGNIRTATHTLITGLEEYVRESFSLVQVQPGVDIIRTNLEFLQEQFNSIAAHVLHCTDSGFGARLLELCNQGLFECLALNLHCLGGQQMELAAVINGRIRRMSRGVNPSLVSWLTTMMGLRLQVVLEHMPVGPDAILRYVRRVGDPPQPLPEEPMEVQGSERTSPEPQRENASPAPGTTAEEAMSRGPPPAPEGGGSRDEQDGASAETEPWAAAVPPEWVPIIQQDIQSQRKVKPQPPLSDAYLSGMPAKRRKTMQGEGPQLLLSEAVSRAAKAAGARPLTSPESLSRDLEAPEVQESYRQQLRADIQKRLQEDPNYSPQRFPNAHRAFADDP; encoded by the exons ATGGAGCCCAGTGATAGTACCAGTACCACTACCAGTATGGAGGAACCTGACAGCCTGGAGGTGCTGGTGAAGACCTTGGACTCTCAGACTCGGACCTTTATTGTGGGGGCCCAG ATGAATGTAAAGGAGTTTAAAGAGCACATTGCTGCCTCTGTCAGCATTCCCTCTGAGAAACAACGGCTCATTTATCAGGGACGAGTTCTGCAGGATGATAAGAAGCTCCAGGAATACA atgTTGGGGGAAAGGTTATTCACCTCGTGGAACGGGCTCCTCCTCAGACTCAGCTCCCTTCTGGGGCATCTTCTGGGATAGGTTCTGCCTCAGCCACCCATGGTGGAGGACCCCCACCTGGTACACGGGGGCCTGGGGCCTCTGTTCATGACCGGAATGCCAACAGCTATGTCATGGTTGGAACCTTCAACCTTCCT AGTGAGCCCCGAGTACGGCTGGTGATGGCTCAGCACATGATCAGGGATATACAGACCTTACTATCCCGGATGGAG TGTCGAGGGGGACCCCAAGCACAGCACAGTCAGCCACCCCCACAGACGCCGACTGTGGTCCCGGAGCCTGGAGCCTTGAGCTCTCAAACATCAGAACCAGTTGAAAGTGAAGTGCCTCCTCGGGAGCCCATGGAGGCGGAAGAAGTGGAGGAGCgtgccccagcccagagcccagaactCACCCCTTCTGGCCCAGCCCCTGTGGGCCCAACGCCTGCCCCAGAGACAAATGCACCCAA CCATCCTTCCCCGGCGGAGTATGTTGAAGTGCTCCAGGAGCTCCAGCGGCTGGAGAGCCGCCTTCAGCCCTTCCTGCAGCGCTACTACGAGGTTCTGGGTGCCGCTGCCACCACGGACTACAACAACAAC CAAGAGGGGCGCGAAGAGGATCAGCGCTTGATTAACTTGGTAGGGGAGAGCCTGCGGCTGCTGGGCAACACCTTTGTGGCGCTGTCGGACCTGCGCTGCAATCTGGCCTGTGCGCCCCCGCGACACCTGCACGTGGTCCGGCCCATGTCGCACTACACCACTCCCATGGTGCTCCAGCAGGCAGCCATCCCCATTCAG ATCAACGTGGGAACCACTGTGACCATGACGGGGAATGGGACTCGCCCCCCCCCGGCTGCCAATGCGGAGGCAGCTCCCCCTGGTCCTGGGCAGGCCTCATCCCTGGCTCCCACTTCTACCACTGTTGAGTCCTCCACCGAGGGGGTTCCCCCGCCAGGGCCAGCTCCCCCACCGACCACCAGCCACCCGAGGGTCATCCGGATTTCCCACCAGAGCGTGGAACCCGTGGTTATGATGCACATGAACATCCAAG ATTCTGGCACACAGCCCGGTGGAGTTCCGAGTGCTCCCACTGGCCCCCTAGGACCCCCTGGTCATGGCCAGACCCTGG GCTCCACCCTCATCcagctgccctccctgccccctgagTTCATGCACGCCGTCGCCCACCAGATCACTCATCAGGCCATGGTGGCAGCTGTTGCCTCCGCGGCCGCAG GACAGCAGGTGCCAGGCTTTCCGACAGCTCCGACCCGGGTGGTGATCGCCCGGCCCACCCCTCCACAGGCTCGGCCTTCCCATCCTGGGGGGCCCCCTGTCTCGGGTACTCTA CAGGGGGCCGGGCTGGGTACAAATGCCTCTTTGGCCCAGATGGTGAGCGGACTTGTGGGGCAGCTTCTGATGCAGCCTGTTCTCGTGG CTCAGGGGACTCCAGGAATGGCTCCGCCTCCGGCCCCCGCCACTGCTTCAGCTAGTGCAGGCACCACCAACACCGCTACCACAGCCGGCCCTGCTCCTGGGGGGCCCGCCCAGCCTCCACCCCCTCAGCCCTCCACGGCCGACCTGCAGTTCTCTCAGCTCCTGGGGAACCTGCTGGGGCCGGCGGGGCCTGGGGCCGGAGGGTCTGGCATGGCTTCTCCCACCATCACCGTGGCGATGCCCGGCGTCCCCGCCTTTCTGCAGGGCATGACTGACTTTCTGCAG GCAACACAGACGGCgcctccaccccctccaccacccccgcccccacccccggcccctgaGCAGCAGACCATGCCCCCACCAGGGTCCCCTTCTGGTGGCGCAGGGAGTCCTGGAGGCCTGGGTCTTGAGAGCCTTTCACCGGAGTTTTTTACCTCCGTGGTGCAGGGTGTTCTGAActccctgctgggctccctgggggCCCGGGCTGGCAGCAGTGAGAGTATTGCCGCTTTCATACAGCGCCTCAGTGGATCCAGCAACATCTTCGAGCCTGGGGCTGATGGGGCCCTCG GATTCTTTGGGGCCCTACTCTCTCTTCTGTGCCAGAACTTTTCCATGGTGGACGTGGTGATGCTTCTTCATGGCCATTTCCAGCCACTGCAGcggctccagccccagctgcGATCCTTTTTCCACCAGCACTACTTGGGTGGCCAAGAGCCCACGCCTGGTAACATACGG ACGGCAACCCACACGTTGATCACGGGGCTGGAAGAATATGTGCGGGAGAGTTTT TCTCTGGTGCAGGTTCAGCCTGGCGTGGACATCATCCGGACAAACCTGGAGTTTCTCCAAGAGCAGTTCAACAGCATTGCCGCTCACGTGCTGCACTGCACAG ACAGTGGATTTGGGGCCCGTTTGCTGGAGCTGTGTAACCAGGGCCTGTTTGAATGCCTGGCCCTCAACCTGCACTGCTTGGGGGGACAGCAGATGGAACTGGCTGCAGTCATCAATGGCCGAATT CGTCGCATGTCTCGTGGGGTGAACCCATCCTTGGTGAGCTGGCTGACCACTATGATGGGACTGAGGCTTCAGGTGGTTCTGGAGCACATGCCCGTGGGCCCTGATGCCATCCTCAGATACGTTCGCAGGGTCGGTGATCCCCCCCAG CCCCTTCCTGAGGAGCCAATGGAAGTTCAGGGATCAGAAAGAACTTCCCCTGAGCCTCAG CGGGAGAATGCTTCCCCGGCCCCGGGCACTACGGCAGAAGAGGCCATGTCCCGAGGGCCACCTCCTGCTCCTGAGGGTGGCGGCTCCCGTGACGAGCAGGATGGAGCTTCAGCTGAGACAGAGCCTTGGGCAGCTGCAGTCCCCCCA gagTGGGTTCCGATTATCCAGCAGGACATTCAGAGCCAGCGGAAGGTGAAGCCGCAGCCCCCCCTGAGCGATGCCTACCTCAGTGGTATGCCTGCCAAGAGACGTAAG ACGATGCAGGGTGAGGGCCCCCAGCTGCTTCTCTCAGAGGCCGTGAGCCGGGCAGCTAAGGCAGCCGGAGCTCGGCCCCTGACGAGCCCTGAGAGCCTGAGCCGGGACCTGGAGGCACCAGAGGTTCAGGAGAGCTACAGGCAGCAG ctccgGGCTGATATACAAAAGCGACTGCAGGAAGACCCCAACTACAGTCCCCAGCGCTTCCCTAATGCCCACCGGGCCTTTGCTGATGATCCCTAG
- the BAG6 gene encoding large proline-rich protein BAG6 isoform X19 — translation MEPSDSTSTTTSMEEPDSLEVLVKTLDSQTRTFIVGAQMNVKEFKEHIAASVSIPSEKQRLIYQGRVLQDDKKLQEYNVGGKVIHLVERAPPQTQLPSGASSGIGSASATHGGGPPPGTRGPGASVHDRNANSYVMVGTFNLPSEPRVRLVMAQHMIRDIQTLLSRMECRGGPQAQHSQPPPQTPTVVPEPGALSSQTSEPVESEVPPREPMEAEEVEERAPAQSPELTPSGPAPVGPTPAPETNAPNHPSPAEYVEVLQELQRLESRLQPFLQRYYEVLGAAATTDYNNNQEGREEDQRLINLVGESLRLLGNTFVALSDLRCNLACAPPRHLHVVRPMSHYTTPMVLQQAAIPIQINVGTTVTMTGNGTRPPPAANAEAAPPGPGQASSLAPTSTTVESSTEGVPPPGPAPPPTTSHPRVIRISHQSVEPVVMMHMNIQDSGTQPGGVPSAPTGPLGPPGHGQTLGSTLIQLPSLPPEFMHAVAHQITHQAMVAAVASAAAGQQVPGFPTAPTRVVIARPTPPQARPSHPGGPPVSGTLQGAGLGTNASLAQMVSGLVGQLLMQPVLVAQGTPGMAPPPAPATASASAGTTNTATTAGPAPGGPAQPPPPQPSTADLQFSQLLGNLLGPAGPGAGGSGMASPTITVAMPGVPAFLQGMTDFLQATQTAPPPPPPPPPPPPAPEQQTMPPPGSPSGGAGSPGGLGLESLSPEFFTSVVQGVLNSLLGSLGARAGSSESIAAFIQRLSGSSNIFEPGADGALGFFGALLSLLCQNFSMVDVVMLLHGHFQPLQRLQPQLRSFFHQHYLGGQEPTPGNIRTATHTLITGLEEYVRESFSLVQVQPGVDIIRTNLEFLQEQFNSIAAHVLHCTDSGFGARLLELCNQGLFECLALNLHCLGGQQMELAAVINGRIRRMSRGVNPSLVSWLTTMMGLRLQVVLEHMPVGPDAILRYVRRVGDPPQPLPEEPMEVQGSERTSPEPQRENASPAPGTTAEEAMSRGPPPAPEGGGSRDEQDGASAETEPWAAAVPPEWVPIIQQDIQSQRKVKPQPPLSDAYLSGMPAKRRKLRADIQKRLQEDPNYSPQRFPNAHRAFADDP, via the exons ATGGAGCCCAGTGATAGTACCAGTACCACTACCAGTATGGAGGAACCTGACAGCCTGGAGGTGCTGGTGAAGACCTTGGACTCTCAGACTCGGACCTTTATTGTGGGGGCCCAG ATGAATGTAAAGGAGTTTAAAGAGCACATTGCTGCCTCTGTCAGCATTCCCTCTGAGAAACAACGGCTCATTTATCAGGGACGAGTTCTGCAGGATGATAAGAAGCTCCAGGAATACA atgTTGGGGGAAAGGTTATTCACCTCGTGGAACGGGCTCCTCCTCAGACTCAGCTCCCTTCTGGGGCATCTTCTGGGATAGGTTCTGCCTCAGCCACCCATGGTGGAGGACCCCCACCTGGTACACGGGGGCCTGGGGCCTCTGTTCATGACCGGAATGCCAACAGCTATGTCATGGTTGGAACCTTCAACCTTCCT AGTGAGCCCCGAGTACGGCTGGTGATGGCTCAGCACATGATCAGGGATATACAGACCTTACTATCCCGGATGGAG TGTCGAGGGGGACCCCAAGCACAGCACAGTCAGCCACCCCCACAGACGCCGACTGTGGTCCCGGAGCCTGGAGCCTTGAGCTCTCAAACATCAGAACCAGTTGAAAGTGAAGTGCCTCCTCGGGAGCCCATGGAGGCGGAAGAAGTGGAGGAGCgtgccccagcccagagcccagaactCACCCCTTCTGGCCCAGCCCCTGTGGGCCCAACGCCTGCCCCAGAGACAAATGCACCCAA CCATCCTTCCCCGGCGGAGTATGTTGAAGTGCTCCAGGAGCTCCAGCGGCTGGAGAGCCGCCTTCAGCCCTTCCTGCAGCGCTACTACGAGGTTCTGGGTGCCGCTGCCACCACGGACTACAACAACAAC CAAGAGGGGCGCGAAGAGGATCAGCGCTTGATTAACTTGGTAGGGGAGAGCCTGCGGCTGCTGGGCAACACCTTTGTGGCGCTGTCGGACCTGCGCTGCAATCTGGCCTGTGCGCCCCCGCGACACCTGCACGTGGTCCGGCCCATGTCGCACTACACCACTCCCATGGTGCTCCAGCAGGCAGCCATCCCCATTCAG ATCAACGTGGGAACCACTGTGACCATGACGGGGAATGGGACTCGCCCCCCCCCGGCTGCCAATGCGGAGGCAGCTCCCCCTGGTCCTGGGCAGGCCTCATCCCTGGCTCCCACTTCTACCACTGTTGAGTCCTCCACCGAGGGGGTTCCCCCGCCAGGGCCAGCTCCCCCACCGACCACCAGCCACCCGAGGGTCATCCGGATTTCCCACCAGAGCGTGGAACCCGTGGTTATGATGCACATGAACATCCAAG ATTCTGGCACACAGCCCGGTGGAGTTCCGAGTGCTCCCACTGGCCCCCTAGGACCCCCTGGTCATGGCCAGACCCTGG GCTCCACCCTCATCcagctgccctccctgccccctgagTTCATGCACGCCGTCGCCCACCAGATCACTCATCAGGCCATGGTGGCAGCTGTTGCCTCCGCGGCCGCAG GACAGCAGGTGCCAGGCTTTCCGACAGCTCCGACCCGGGTGGTGATCGCCCGGCCCACCCCTCCACAGGCTCGGCCTTCCCATCCTGGGGGGCCCCCTGTCTCGGGTACTCTA CAGGGGGCCGGGCTGGGTACAAATGCCTCTTTGGCCCAGATGGTGAGCGGACTTGTGGGGCAGCTTCTGATGCAGCCTGTTCTCGTGG CTCAGGGGACTCCAGGAATGGCTCCGCCTCCGGCCCCCGCCACTGCTTCAGCTAGTGCAGGCACCACCAACACCGCTACCACAGCCGGCCCTGCTCCTGGGGGGCCCGCCCAGCCTCCACCCCCTCAGCCCTCCACGGCCGACCTGCAGTTCTCTCAGCTCCTGGGGAACCTGCTGGGGCCGGCGGGGCCTGGGGCCGGAGGGTCTGGCATGGCTTCTCCCACCATCACCGTGGCGATGCCCGGCGTCCCCGCCTTTCTGCAGGGCATGACTGACTTTCTGCAG GCAACACAGACGGCgcctccaccccctccaccacccccgcccccacccccggcccctgaGCAGCAGACCATGCCCCCACCAGGGTCCCCTTCTGGTGGCGCAGGGAGTCCTGGAGGCCTGGGTCTTGAGAGCCTTTCACCGGAGTTTTTTACCTCCGTGGTGCAGGGTGTTCTGAActccctgctgggctccctgggggCCCGGGCTGGCAGCAGTGAGAGTATTGCCGCTTTCATACAGCGCCTCAGTGGATCCAGCAACATCTTCGAGCCTGGGGCTGATGGGGCCCTCG GATTCTTTGGGGCCCTACTCTCTCTTCTGTGCCAGAACTTTTCCATGGTGGACGTGGTGATGCTTCTTCATGGCCATTTCCAGCCACTGCAGcggctccagccccagctgcGATCCTTTTTCCACCAGCACTACTTGGGTGGCCAAGAGCCCACGCCTGGTAACATACGG ACGGCAACCCACACGTTGATCACGGGGCTGGAAGAATATGTGCGGGAGAGTTTT TCTCTGGTGCAGGTTCAGCCTGGCGTGGACATCATCCGGACAAACCTGGAGTTTCTCCAAGAGCAGTTCAACAGCATTGCCGCTCACGTGCTGCACTGCACAG ACAGTGGATTTGGGGCCCGTTTGCTGGAGCTGTGTAACCAGGGCCTGTTTGAATGCCTGGCCCTCAACCTGCACTGCTTGGGGGGACAGCAGATGGAACTGGCTGCAGTCATCAATGGCCGAATT CGTCGCATGTCTCGTGGGGTGAACCCATCCTTGGTGAGCTGGCTGACCACTATGATGGGACTGAGGCTTCAGGTGGTTCTGGAGCACATGCCCGTGGGCCCTGATGCCATCCTCAGATACGTTCGCAGGGTCGGTGATCCCCCCCAG CCCCTTCCTGAGGAGCCAATGGAAGTTCAGGGATCAGAAAGAACTTCCCCTGAGCCTCAG CGGGAGAATGCTTCCCCGGCCCCGGGCACTACGGCAGAAGAGGCCATGTCCCGAGGGCCACCTCCTGCTCCTGAGGGTGGCGGCTCCCGTGACGAGCAGGATGGAGCTTCAGCTGAGACAGAGCCTTGGGCAGCTGCAGTCCCCCCA gagTGGGTTCCGATTATCCAGCAGGACATTCAGAGCCAGCGGAAGGTGAAGCCGCAGCCCCCCCTGAGCGATGCCTACCTCAGTGGTATGCCTGCCAAGAGACGTAAG ctccgGGCTGATATACAAAAGCGACTGCAGGAAGACCCCAACTACAGTCCCCAGCGCTTCCCTAATGCCCACCGGGCCTTTGCTGATGATCCCTAG